A stretch of the Mycolicibacterium celeriflavum genome encodes the following:
- a CDS encoding TM2 domain-containing protein: MTEPQFGGSEHGSTPPPPPQQPDFPQQYPPPPGQYGPPPGGYAPAYGDPMAPYGRHPLTGEPYSDKSKTVAGLLQLIGLFGVVGIGRIYLGYTGLGIAQLVVGLLTCGIGAVIWGIIDAILMLTDRVRDPQGRPLRDGT, encoded by the coding sequence ATGACTGAGCCGCAGTTCGGTGGCAGTGAGCACGGCAGCACGCCCCCACCGCCCCCACAGCAGCCCGACTTCCCGCAGCAATATCCGCCTCCACCCGGCCAGTACGGTCCGCCGCCAGGGGGCTATGCGCCCGCCTATGGCGATCCGATGGCCCCGTACGGCCGCCATCCGCTGACGGGCGAGCCGTACTCCGACAAGTCCAAAACCGTCGCGGGCCTGCTGCAGTTGATTGGCCTTTTCGGAGTGGTCGGCATCGGCCGGATCTACCTCGGCTACACCGGACTCGGCATCGCACAGTTGGTCGTCGGCCTGCTCACCTGCGGCATCGGTGCCGTCATTTGGGGCATCATCGACGCCATCCTGATGCTCACCGATCGGGTCCGCGATCCTCAGGGGCGCCCTCTGCGCGATGGCACCTAG
- a CDS encoding HNH endonuclease signature motif containing protein, with the protein MRLKLKRSLRLGRRPLTPRRRRNPAGGCVAGCVVAATADPVGFPGNFERTSDPPSTIERMFETVSDAELLTFMGEETREESAAMGRRLASVGELFERRNPGFELADLCAVDSITAVAAEISAVQNISHARAVGQVGVAVTLRKRLPQILRRFCRGVIDYRMVATIIARTENVDDDIIAGLDEALAGRVEKWMKLSKNKLRDRIDVFVADYDPAAVRVPPEVDKHRYFEITPTDTPGVAAVTGSLRAEVGAALDQRLDALAATVCDKDPRTKEQRRSDACGPLSRLESRLACQCGSDDCPAAAQHAAATAAVVHLLAEHATLDGSSDKPGYLPGFGVLPAESVRGIAENAQLKPVVVPHADAVADNGYRPSAGLTDFLQWRDLTCRWPGCDKPVQRCDVDHTVPWPYGPTHPSNTKHYCRTHHLIKTFLCGIGGWSDRQLPDGTIELIGPTGHLWRTEPHGAAMFPALGQSTGELVIPPRIEPDDGADRLATMPRRRQTREQDRRARIVAERRQRSELIAEEQRQQQLLAEALARDCEPPPF; encoded by the coding sequence ATGAGGTTGAAGCTGAAGAGGAGCCTGCGACTGGGGCGGCGACCGCTGACGCCGCGCCGACGGAGAAATCCGGCGGGCGGATGCGTCGCTGGCTGCGTAGTCGCCGCAACCGCTGATCCGGTCGGGTTTCCCGGCAATTTCGAGCGAACGTCAGACCCTCCGAGTACTATCGAACGTATGTTCGAGACCGTGTCCGATGCGGAGTTGCTCACCTTCATGGGTGAGGAGACTCGCGAGGAGTCCGCGGCGATGGGGCGGCGGTTGGCGTCGGTTGGGGAGTTGTTCGAGCGGCGGAATCCGGGTTTCGAGTTGGCCGACTTGTGTGCCGTCGATTCCATAACTGCGGTCGCGGCCGAGATTTCGGCGGTGCAGAACATCAGCCATGCCCGCGCGGTTGGTCAGGTCGGGGTGGCGGTGACGTTGCGCAAGCGGCTGCCGCAGATTCTTCGAAGGTTTTGCCGGGGAGTGATCGATTACCGGATGGTGGCGACGATCATCGCGCGCACCGAGAACGTCGACGACGACATCATCGCCGGCTTGGATGAAGCGCTGGCCGGGCGGGTCGAGAAGTGGATGAAGCTGTCGAAGAACAAGTTGCGCGATCGTATCGATGTGTTTGTCGCCGACTACGATCCGGCCGCGGTGCGGGTGCCGCCGGAGGTCGACAAGCACCGCTACTTCGAGATAACCCCGACCGACACCCCCGGAGTGGCCGCGGTAACGGGTTCACTGCGCGCCGAAGTCGGGGCCGCGTTGGATCAGCGGTTGGATGCGCTTGCGGCGACGGTCTGCGACAAGGATCCGCGCACCAAAGAGCAGCGCCGCTCCGATGCGTGCGGGCCGCTGTCACGCTTGGAGTCCAGGCTGGCTTGCCAGTGTGGATCCGATGACTGCCCGGCGGCTGCACAACACGCCGCGGCTACCGCGGCGGTGGTGCATCTGCTCGCCGAACACGCCACCCTCGATGGAAGCAGCGACAAGCCCGGCTATCTGCCCGGGTTCGGGGTGCTGCCGGCCGAATCGGTACGAGGAATCGCCGAGAACGCGCAGTTGAAGCCGGTGGTGGTGCCGCACGCTGATGCCGTTGCCGACAACGGGTATCGGCCCAGCGCCGGGTTGACCGATTTTCTGCAGTGGCGCGATCTCACCTGCCGGTGGCCGGGTTGTGACAAGCCGGTGCAGCGCTGCGATGTCGATCACACGGTGCCCTGGCCGTACGGCCCGACGCATCCGTCGAACACCAAGCATTACTGCCGCACCCATCATCTGATCAAGACGTTCCTGTGTGGGATAGGCGGGTGGTCTGACCGGCAGTTGCCCGACGGCACGATCGAGTTGATCGGGCCGACGGGGCACCTGTGGCGCACCGAACCCCATGGGGCGGCCATGTTTCCGGCGCTCGGGCAGTCGACGGGCGAACTCGTGATACCGCCGCGCATCGAGCCCGACGACGGCGCCGACCGGTTGGCGACGATGCCGCGGCGCAGGCAAACTCGCGAGCAGGATCGTCGCGCCCGTATCGTCGCTGAACGCCGCCAACGCAGCGAACTGATCGCCGAAGAACAACGCCAACAGCAGTTACTCGCTGAAGCCCTTGCCCGCGACTGCGAACCACCACCCTTCTAG
- the lgt gene encoding prolipoprotein diacylglyceryl transferase, protein MTTTLLAAIPSPAQGVWQIGPLPIRAYALCIIAGIVAALIIGDRRWEARGGERGVIYDIALWAVPFGLIGGRLYHVITDWWRYFGDNGAGLVGVLRIWDGGLGIWGAVALGGVGAWIACRRRGIPLPAFGDAIAPGIILAQGIGRIGNYFNQELWGSETTLPWALKIYERRDSAGMVDNLNGVSTGEVVHLVHPTFLYELLWNLLVFAVLIYVDRRFKFGHGRLFALYVAGYCVGRFWIELLRVDDATLIEGVRINSFTATFVFIGAVVYIMVAPKGREDPATLKGKAREGWSPVEEVTEDLAALAATSGVVAAAKAAAADDDDEKGSLKDISAEELGADVAGVPADDLEDAEEFAVEGDEPETAEALVEAEALTADVAEAPAEDILEAEEFAEAGEDADVGGVGAVEGEEASDALADASEAHDVAVEGEAEAEALADDAEVAAPVGEADDDVRAAAVVKRPKPWQRLWPKRRRKTMPSPGAGADEALVGGPADGEDAQAVAEAEALTEDVAVAPAEDVAEAEEFAEAGEGADVGGVGAVEGEEASDALADASEAHDVAVEGEAEAEELVDEVEAEEEPEAVAEAEALTEDVAVAPAEDVAEAEEFAEAGEGADVGGVGAVEGEEASDALADASEAHDVAVEGEAEAEELVDEVESEEGPEAAAGAEALSEDVAEAEESVEAAEGADLGGVGVVEGEEASEALADASEAHDVAVEGEAEAEELVDEVEAEEEPEAVAEGEALSEDVAEAEESVEAEEFAEAGEGADVGGVGAVEGEEASDALADASEAHDVAVEGEAEAELVDEVEAEEEPEAVAEAEALTEDVAEAEESVEAGEGAEAGGVGAVEGEEASDALADASEAHDVAVEGEAEAEELVDEVEAEEEPATGAATADAAPTEKSGGRMRRWLRSRRNR, encoded by the coding sequence GTGACGACGACACTCCTCGCCGCAATCCCAAGCCCGGCGCAGGGCGTCTGGCAGATTGGCCCGCTGCCCATTCGCGCGTATGCCTTGTGCATCATCGCCGGCATCGTGGCGGCGCTCATCATCGGGGACCGACGCTGGGAGGCCCGCGGCGGCGAGCGTGGGGTCATCTACGACATTGCGTTGTGGGCGGTGCCGTTCGGGTTGATCGGCGGCCGGCTCTACCACGTGATCACGGACTGGTGGCGCTACTTCGGCGACAACGGCGCCGGTCTGGTCGGTGTGCTCCGGATCTGGGACGGCGGTCTCGGCATCTGGGGTGCGGTCGCCCTTGGTGGTGTCGGCGCGTGGATCGCCTGCCGTCGGCGAGGCATTCCGCTGCCGGCGTTCGGAGATGCGATCGCCCCGGGAATCATTCTGGCGCAGGGGATCGGCCGAATCGGCAACTACTTCAACCAGGAGTTGTGGGGCAGCGAGACGACCCTGCCCTGGGCGCTGAAGATCTACGAGCGCAGAGACTCAGCCGGCATGGTGGACAACCTCAACGGTGTTTCGACGGGTGAAGTAGTCCACCTCGTCCATCCCACCTTCTTGTACGAATTGCTTTGGAACCTACTGGTTTTCGCGGTTCTCATCTACGTCGACCGGCGGTTCAAATTCGGTCATGGTCGCTTGTTCGCGTTGTACGTAGCCGGGTACTGCGTGGGCCGGTTCTGGATCGAATTGCTGCGCGTCGACGATGCCACGCTGATCGAAGGCGTCCGCATCAACTCGTTCACGGCGACGTTCGTGTTCATCGGTGCCGTCGTGTACATCATGGTCGCTCCGAAGGGGCGAGAGGATCCCGCGACGCTCAAAGGTAAGGCCCGGGAGGGCTGGTCGCCGGTCGAGGAAGTCACCGAGGATCTGGCCGCCCTCGCCGCGACGTCCGGCGTGGTGGCAGCTGCCAAGGCCGCGGCCGCCGACGACGACGACGAGAAGGGCTCACTCAAGGACATCTCGGCCGAGGAGCTCGGCGCGGACGTCGCCGGCGTGCCCGCCGACGACCTCGAAGATGCCGAGGAATTTGCCGTGGAAGGCGACGAGCCGGAGACGGCAGAGGCTCTCGTCGAAGCCGAAGCCTTGACCGCGGATGTGGCCGAAGCACCGGCCGAAGACATTCTCGAGGCGGAGGAGTTCGCGGAGGCCGGTGAGGACGCTGACGTTGGTGGTGTCGGCGCTGTCGAGGGTGAGGAGGCCAGCGACGCGCTAGCCGATGCCTCGGAGGCGCACGACGTTGCGGTCGAGGGCGAAGCTGAGGCCGAGGCCTTGGCCGATGACGCCGAGGTGGCGGCGCCTGTTGGCGAGGCCGACGACGACGTGCGCGCAGCGGCTGTCGTAAAGAGGCCGAAGCCTTGGCAGAGGTTGTGGCCGAAGCGCCGGCGGAAGACAATGCCGAGCCCCGGGGCGGGGGCCGACGAGGCACTTGTTGGCGGGCCCGCGGATGGCGAGGACGCACAGGCTGTCGCTGAGGCTGAGGCCTTGACTGAGGATGTGGCGGTCGCGCCGGCGGAAGACGTTGCCGAGGCGGAGGAGTTCGCCGAGGCCGGTGAGGGCGCTGACGTGGGTGGTGTCGGTGCTGTTGAGGGTGAGGAGGCCAGCGACGCGTTGGCCGATGCCTCGGAGGCGCACGACGTCGCGGTCGAGGGTGAGGCTGAGGCCGAAGAACTGGTCGATGAGGTTGAGGCTGAAGAGGAGCCGGAGGCTGTCGCTGAGGCTGAGGCCTTGACTGAGGATGTGGCGGTCGCGCCGGCGGAAGACGTTGCCGAGGCAGAGGAGTTCGCCGAGGCCGGTGAGGGCGCTGACGTGGGTGGTGTCGGTGCTGTTGAGGGTGAGGAGGCCAGCGACGCGTTGGCCGATGCCTCGGAGGCGCACGACGTCGCGGTCGAGGGTGAGGCTGAGGCCGAAGAACTGGTCGATGAGGTTGAGAGTGAAGAGGGGCCGGAGGCTGCCGCTGGGGCCGAAGCCTTGAGTGAGGATGTTGCCGAGGCGGAGGAGTCCGTCGAGGCGGCGGAGGGCGCTGACTTAGGTGGTGTCGGCGTTGTCGAGGGTGAGGAGGCCAGCGAGGCTTTGGCCGATGCCTCGGAGGCGCATGACGTCGCGGTGGAGGGTGAGGCTGAGGCCGAGGAACTGGTCGATGAGGTTGAGGCTGAAGAGGAGCCGGAGGCCGTCGCTGAGGGTGAAGCCTTGAGTGAAGATGTTGCCGAGGCGGAGGAGTCCGTCGAGGCAGAAGAGTTCGCCGAGGCCGGTGAGGGCGCTGACGTAGGTGGTGTCGGTGCTGTTGAGGGTGAGGAGGCCAGCGACGCGTTGGCCGATGCCTCGGAGGCGCACGACGTCGCGGTCGAGGGTGAGGCTGAGGCCGAACTGGTCGATGAGGTTGAGGCTGAAGAGGAGCCGGAGGCTGTCGCTGAGGCTGAGGCCTTGACTGAGGATGTTGCCGAGGCGGAGGAGTCCGTCGAGGCCGGTGAGGGCGCTGAAGCGGGTGGTGTCGGCGCTGTTGAGGGTGAGGAGGCCAGCGACGCGTTGGCCGATGCCTCGGAGGCGCACGACGTCGCGGTCGAAGGTGAAGCCGAGGCCGAAGAACTGGTCGATGAGGTTGAAGCTGAAGAGGAGCCTGCGACTGGGGCGGCGACCGCTGACGCCGCGCCGACGGAGAAATCCGGCGGGCGGATGCGTCGCTGGCTGCGTAGTCGCCGCAACCGCTGA
- the trpA gene encoding tryptophan synthase subunit alpha: protein MSRLASLFDNCRSEGRSALIGYLPTGFPDVPTSISAMTTLVENRCDLVEVGVAYSDPGMDGPTIAAATEAALHGGVRVRDSLAAVEAISNAGGRAVVMTYWNPVLRWGIDAFARDLASAGGLGMITPDLIPDEAAEWLEASEAHDLDRIFLVAPSSTPERLAMTVRASRGFVYAASTMGVTGARDAVSTAAPELVRRVKAVSDIPVGVGLGVRSGPQAAEIGAYADGVIVGSALVSALQSGVHAVGTLTAELADGVRQRISA from the coding sequence GTGAGTCGGCTGGCTTCATTGTTCGACAACTGCCGAAGCGAGGGCCGCAGTGCGCTGATCGGCTACCTGCCCACCGGATTCCCCGATGTGCCGACGTCGATCTCGGCGATGACGACGCTGGTAGAAAACAGGTGCGACCTCGTCGAGGTCGGCGTCGCGTACTCAGATCCCGGGATGGACGGTCCCACGATCGCGGCGGCCACCGAAGCCGCGTTGCATGGGGGAGTGCGCGTGCGTGATTCACTGGCGGCGGTGGAGGCGATCAGCAACGCCGGTGGGCGAGCCGTCGTGATGACGTACTGGAACCCCGTCCTGCGTTGGGGCATCGACGCTTTCGCCAGGGATCTGGCATCGGCCGGCGGGCTCGGGATGATCACCCCGGACCTGATTCCGGACGAAGCTGCCGAATGGTTGGAGGCGTCGGAGGCCCACGACCTGGACCGGATCTTTTTGGTGGCGCCGTCGTCAACGCCGGAACGGCTGGCGATGACCGTTCGCGCGTCGCGTGGATTCGTCTATGCCGCATCGACGATGGGGGTGACCGGTGCGCGAGATGCGGTGTCGACGGCCGCGCCTGAATTGGTGCGCCGGGTGAAGGCCGTCTCCGACATCCCGGTGGGCGTCGGACTGGGGGTCCGGTCTGGACCGCAGGCCGCCGAGATCGGTGCATATGCGGACGGGGTGATCGTGGGATCGGCGTTGGTGTCGGCGCTGCAGAGCGGTGTTCACGCGGTGGGGACGCTGACCGCCGAGCTTGCGGACGGTGTCAGGCAGAGGATTTCTGCGTGA
- the trpB gene encoding tryptophan synthase subunit beta, with amino-acid sequence MADFAGPELPRSSAAIAEPTAHDPDERGHFGVYGGRFVAEALMAVIEEVTAAYEKARGDQGFLDELDRLQRDYSGRPSPLYEAERLSDHAGDARIFLKREDLNHTGSHKINNVLGQALLARQMGKTRVIAETGAGQHGVATATACALLGLECIIYMGAVDTARQALNVARMRLLGATVVSVEAGSKTLKDAINEAFRDWVTNADNTYYCFGTAAGPHPFPTMVRDFQRVIGLEARAQIQAQAGRLPDAVTACVGGGSNAIGIFHAFIDDAQVRLVGYEAAGDGVETGRHAATFTGGSPGAFQGSFSYLLQDEDGQTIESHSISAGLDYPGVGPEHAFLKDIGRAEYRPITDTEAMDAFSLLCRTEGIIPAIESAHGLAGALQLGRELGPGSIVLVNLSGRGDKDVETAAKWFGLLDGAR; translated from the coding sequence GTGGCCGATTTCGCCGGGCCTGAGCTGCCTCGTTCCAGCGCGGCCATCGCAGAGCCGACCGCCCACGATCCGGACGAGCGTGGGCACTTCGGGGTCTACGGCGGGAGATTCGTCGCCGAGGCGCTGATGGCGGTGATCGAGGAGGTCACCGCGGCCTACGAGAAGGCACGCGGCGATCAGGGCTTCCTCGACGAGTTGGACCGGTTGCAGCGCGATTACAGCGGCCGCCCGTCACCGCTCTACGAAGCCGAGCGGTTGTCCGACCACGCAGGCGACGCTCGAATCTTCCTGAAGCGAGAAGACCTCAACCACACCGGATCTCATAAGATCAACAACGTGCTCGGCCAGGCGTTGTTGGCCAGGCAGATGGGCAAGACGCGGGTCATTGCAGAGACGGGCGCGGGCCAGCACGGCGTGGCGACCGCGACCGCGTGCGCGCTGCTCGGCCTGGAGTGCATCATCTACATGGGCGCCGTCGACACCGCTCGCCAGGCGCTGAACGTGGCGCGGATGCGGTTGCTCGGCGCCACGGTGGTGTCGGTCGAGGCGGGCTCGAAGACCTTGAAGGACGCGATCAACGAAGCCTTCCGCGACTGGGTCACCAACGCCGACAACACCTATTACTGCTTCGGCACCGCCGCAGGACCCCACCCGTTCCCGACGATGGTGCGCGACTTCCAGAGGGTGATCGGCCTGGAGGCGCGCGCACAGATCCAGGCGCAGGCGGGGCGGCTGCCCGACGCGGTGACCGCGTGTGTCGGCGGTGGGTCGAATGCGATCGGGATCTTCCATGCGTTCATCGATGATGCCCAGGTACGCCTGGTGGGCTACGAAGCGGCCGGTGACGGCGTCGAAACAGGCCGTCACGCAGCCACTTTCACCGGTGGTTCACCGGGTGCGTTCCAGGGTTCGTTCTCGTACCTGTTACAGGACGAAGACGGGCAGACCATCGAATCACATTCCATCTCAGCGGGTTTGGATTACCCGGGGGTCGGACCCGAGCACGCTTTCCTCAAGGACATCGGTCGCGCAGAGTATCGGCCGATCACCGACACCGAGGCGATGGACGCGTTCTCGTTGCTCTGCCGCACCGAGGGCATCATCCCCGCGATCGAGTCCGCGCACGGTCTCGCAGGCGCTCTTCAACTGGGCCGGGAGCTAGGTCCCGGCTCGATCGTGTTGGTGAACCTGTCCGGGCGCGGCGACAAGGACGTCGAGACCGCGGCGAAGTGGTTCGGCTTGCTGGACGGTGCGCGGTGA
- the trpC gene encoding indole-3-glycerol phosphate synthase TrpC has product MSSATVLDSIIEGVRADVAAREAAVPLAEIKAKAKDAAPPLDVMAALRAPGIAVIAEVKRASPSRGALAAISDPAELAGAYESGGARIISVLTEQRRFNGSLEDLDAVRAAVSIPVLRKDFIIRPYQIHEARAHGADMLLLIVAALEQPVLESLLERTESLGMTALVEVHTEEEADRALSAGATVIGVNARDLKTLNVDRDCFARIAPGLPTDVIRIAESGVRDTADLLAYAGAGADAVLVGEGLVTSGDPRSAVADLVTAGTHPSCPKPAR; this is encoded by the coding sequence ATGAGTTCGGCGACCGTGCTCGACTCGATCATCGAGGGAGTCCGCGCCGACGTTGCCGCCCGCGAAGCAGCCGTTCCGCTCGCCGAGATCAAGGCCAAGGCCAAGGATGCAGCGCCGCCGCTCGACGTGATGGCGGCCCTGCGTGCGCCGGGCATCGCGGTGATTGCCGAAGTGAAGCGTGCCAGCCCGTCGCGCGGCGCGCTGGCGGCAATCTCGGATCCGGCGGAACTGGCGGGCGCCTACGAGAGCGGCGGGGCGCGCATCATCAGCGTGCTGACCGAACAGCGTCGGTTCAACGGCTCGCTCGAGGATCTCGACGCGGTACGCGCCGCGGTGTCAATACCGGTGCTGCGCAAGGATTTCATCATCCGGCCGTACCAGATCCACGAGGCCAGGGCACACGGTGCGGACATGCTGCTGCTGATCGTCGCGGCGCTGGAGCAGCCGGTGCTCGAGTCGCTGCTCGAGCGGACCGAGTCGCTGGGGATGACCGCGTTGGTCGAGGTCCACACCGAGGAGGAGGCCGACCGTGCGCTGTCGGCCGGTGCCACCGTGATCGGTGTGAACGCCCGCGATCTCAAGACGCTGAACGTCGACCGTGATTGCTTCGCGCGCATCGCGCCGGGCCTGCCGACCGACGTCATCCGCATCGCCGAGTCGGGGGTTCGCGACACCGCCGACCTGCTGGCGTATGCCGGCGCGGGCGCTGACGCGGTGCTCGTCGGCGAGGGCTTGGTCACCAGCGGTGATCCTCGCAGCGCTGTCGCCGATCTGGTCACCGCAGGCACCCACCCGTCGTGCCCGAAACCAGCGCGTTGA
- a CDS encoding TIGR02234 family membrane protein, producing MIRAAQLGLVLAAAGLWVASRLTWVEVTSFDGLGQPRTVALSGGTWSTALVPLAVLLMATAIAALAVRGWPLRVLAVVVAAASAGAAYLAISLWVIADVAVRASHIAEAPVADLLDTQRHYAGAVVTVVAAVLALVCAVLLMRSAGSERSGAARYVRRVEQPEESAQEMSERAIWDALDEGSDPTRDPADPDNKGR from the coding sequence GTGATCAGGGCCGCCCAGCTCGGCCTGGTGCTCGCCGCGGCGGGGCTGTGGGTGGCGTCGCGGTTGACCTGGGTGGAGGTGACGTCGTTCGACGGTCTCGGCCAGCCCAGAACCGTCGCGCTGTCCGGCGGTACATGGTCCACGGCGCTGGTTCCGCTGGCGGTGCTGCTGATGGCCACCGCAATCGCCGCGTTGGCCGTGCGTGGGTGGCCGCTGCGGGTTTTGGCCGTGGTGGTCGCGGCGGCCAGCGCCGGAGCCGCCTACCTCGCGATCAGCCTGTGGGTGATCGCCGACGTCGCGGTGCGGGCCTCGCACATCGCGGAGGCGCCCGTTGCGGATCTGCTCGACACGCAGCGCCACTACGCCGGGGCGGTGGTCACGGTGGTTGCGGCGGTGCTGGCGTTGGTGTGCGCGGTGCTGTTGATGAGGTCCGCGGGCAGCGAGCGCTCCGGTGCCGCGCGGTACGTCCGACGCGTCGAACAGCCCGAGGAATCCGCGCAGGAGATGTCCGAACGCGCGATCTGGGACGCCCTCGACGAGGGCTCGGATCCGACCCGTGACCCGGCCGATCCGGACAACAAGGGCCGGTGA
- a CDS encoding anthranilate synthase component I: MQTTASLAVTTSREDFRALAAEHRVVPVTRKVLADSETPLSAYRKLAANRPGTFLLESAENGRSWSRWSFIGAGAPSALTVRDGEAVWLGTTPKDAPQGGDPLQALRATLELLRTEPLAGLPPLSSGLVGFFAYDMVRRLERLPSLTVDDLGLPDMLLLLATDIAAVDHHEGTITLIANAVNWNGTDERVDWAYDDAVARLDVMTEALGEHLPSSVATFSRPDPLHRAQRTLEEYGAIVDKLVGDIEAGEAFQVVPSQRFEMDTEADPLDVYRMLRVSNPSPYMYLLNVPNAAGGPDFSIVGSSPEALVTVKDGRATTHPIAGTRWRGATEEEDLLLEKELQSDEKERAEHLMLVDLGRNDLGRVCQPGTVHVEDYSHIERYSHVMHLVSTVTGLLAEGKTALDAVTACFPAGTLSGAPKVRAMQLIEEVEKTRRGLYGGVLGYLDFAGNADFAIAIRTALMRNGTAYVQAGGGVVADSNGPYEYTEAANKARAVLNAIAAAETLTEP, encoded by the coding sequence GTGCAGACCACCGCCAGCCTCGCTGTGACGACTTCACGCGAAGACTTTCGGGCACTGGCCGCCGAGCACCGCGTGGTGCCGGTGACCCGCAAGGTGCTCGCCGACAGTGAGACCCCACTGTCGGCGTACCGAAAGCTGGCCGCGAATCGCCCCGGCACGTTTCTGCTGGAGTCGGCCGAGAACGGACGCTCGTGGTCGCGCTGGTCGTTCATCGGCGCGGGAGCGCCGTCGGCGTTGACCGTGCGCGACGGCGAGGCCGTCTGGTTGGGCACGACGCCGAAAGATGCGCCGCAGGGCGGAGACCCGCTGCAGGCGCTGCGCGCGACGCTGGAACTGCTGAGAACCGAGCCGCTTGCCGGCCTGCCGCCGTTGTCGAGCGGGCTCGTCGGCTTCTTCGCCTACGACATGGTCCGGCGGCTGGAGAGGCTCCCGTCGCTGACCGTCGACGACCTCGGCCTGCCGGACATGCTGCTGCTGCTGGCCACCGACATCGCCGCCGTAGACCACCACGAGGGCACCATCACCCTGATCGCCAACGCGGTCAACTGGAACGGCACCGACGAGCGGGTGGACTGGGCTTACGACGACGCCGTGGCCCGCCTCGATGTGATGACCGAAGCGCTCGGTGAGCATCTGCCGTCGTCGGTGGCGACGTTCAGCAGACCCGACCCACTGCACCGGGCCCAACGCACCCTCGAGGAGTACGGCGCAATCGTCGACAAGCTGGTGGGCGACATCGAGGCCGGCGAAGCCTTCCAGGTGGTGCCGTCCCAACGGTTCGAGATGGACACCGAGGCCGATCCGCTGGACGTGTACCGGATGCTGCGGGTGTCCAACCCGAGCCCGTACATGTATCTGCTCAATGTGCCGAACGCCGCAGGGGGGCCGGACTTCTCGATCGTCGGCTCCAGCCCCGAGGCGCTGGTGACGGTCAAGGACGGCCGGGCGACCACACACCCGATCGCCGGCACCCGGTGGCGCGGCGCGACCGAGGAGGAGGACCTGCTGCTCGAGAAGGAGTTGCAGTCCGACGAGAAGGAACGCGCCGAGCACCTGATGCTCGTCGACCTGGGCCGCAACGACCTGGGCCGGGTCTGCCAGCCGGGCACGGTGCACGTCGAGGATTACAGCCACATCGAGCGCTACAGCCACGTCATGCACCTGGTGTCGACGGTGACCGGGCTGTTGGCCGAGGGCAAGACCGCGCTGGACGCGGTGACCGCCTGTTTCCCGGCGGGGACGTTGTCGGGAGCGCCGAAGGTGCGCGCGATGCAGCTGATCGAGGAGGTCGAAAAGACCCGTCGCGGACTCTACGGCGGCGTGCTCGGTTATCTGGACTTCGCGGGCAACGCCGACTTCGCGATCGCCATCCGCACCGCGCTGATGCGCAATGGCACCGCGTACGTGCAGGCGGGCGGTGGCGTCGTCGCGGATTCCAACGGCCCCTACGAGTACACCGAGGCCGCCAACAAGGCCCGTGCGGTGCTCAACGCGATCGCCGCCGCCGAAACCCTGACCGAGCCGTGA
- a CDS encoding peroxiredoxin, translating into MKTGDRVAEFELPDQTGKVRSLTELLADGPIVLFFYPAAMTPGCTREACHFRDLAAEFAVVGASRVGISTDAVDKQAKFADKERFDYPLLSDSDGAVATQFGVKRGLLGKFMPVKRTTFVIDTDRTVLAVIASEVNMASHADKALDVLRQRQSA; encoded by the coding sequence ATGAAAACGGGCGATCGAGTTGCCGAGTTCGAGCTGCCGGACCAGACGGGCAAGGTGCGAAGCCTCACGGAGTTGCTCGCCGACGGGCCGATCGTGCTGTTCTTCTACCCCGCCGCGATGACTCCGGGATGCACCAGGGAGGCGTGTCACTTCCGCGATCTGGCGGCGGAATTCGCCGTGGTCGGGGCGAGCCGGGTGGGCATCAGCACCGACGCGGTCGACAAGCAGGCGAAGTTCGCCGACAAAGAGCGGTTCGACTATCCACTGCTGTCCGACAGCGACGGTGCGGTCGCAACGCAGTTCGGCGTCAAACGTGGTCTGTTGGGCAAGTTCATGCCGGTAAAGCGGACGACGTTCGTCATCGACACCGACCGCACCGTGCTGGCCGTGATCGCCTCGGAGGTCAACATGGCCAGCCACGCCGACAAGGCCCTCGACGTGTTGCGGCAACGTCAGTCGGCGTGA